The Candidatus Methylacidiphilales bacterium genome has a window encoding:
- a CDS encoding DNA internalization-related competence protein ComEC/Rec2, protein MSSSRFYSGALFMLIAGSLLPYFIPLQYNFIFVLILIVIIAIVCVVIKSVWFYFIIGFVLSFHYVVTYEKIKSYIPEDTIINLSGIVTGLITVDTNTGYDSYTHSFTLKITNIESKKVGYYPSLYVTLRSASEDKITIGDCISVVTKISFPREVKNVGYIDLERIAFAQQKIGKGIVLILKEKKPCVSIKSKITSIRQSYYDSIKSLNKPVDSLLLALTTGDTRLLTDEQWDLFNQTGTIHLISISGSHISALGIMSYSLISLLLSMFFIFRQSNIVTFIAIGFSAIIVILYSLISGLSIPTARALLFFGFITASLMLSRNTTLSFLLLLCSICLLIYSPTSFLLVGTWFSIVAFMIIVLIGKHFKSYSLIFKLLGMQVILLVLLFPIALLFFNQYATLSSFSNLFAIPFVEFILMPLAFVNFIYYLITDTNALIIIELFTYTSELFQYLLKQIPINNFTLLAIPNVSIPHVLIMLVLIGNILVSPITIWMSIRICVALILWYAYSNSRILPGYFTITIFDVGQGQSILIETANHQILYDVGDSYFKKSYAELVVHPYSRSRRIKQYSMVIASHGDSDHAFGLGYLTKHALISKIVVADPYTKHTYLHNITDENLSTTCSEINSWQWDKVTFTIFQPLPLIEDRATNNHSCVLLVKGTNLSFLALGDLEIKGEIALMKYYPDLKSTIVLLGHHGSKSSSHASLLKNLKPSLALISSGIKNRYRFPHNDTMRTLAHLKIPFMNSAWCGMIRISVHDLNFSGNCLRFEMFTRWQSDHFQYGGMISKYPMRY, encoded by the coding sequence ATGTCTTCATCTAGATTTTATTCTGGCGCACTTTTTATGCTGATCGCAGGATCATTGCTTCCGTATTTTATACCATTGCAATATAACTTCATTTTTGTTCTTATTTTGATTGTTATTATCGCGATAGTTTGTGTAGTTATTAAAAGTGTATGGTTTTATTTTATAATTGGATTCGTTTTATCATTTCACTATGTGGTTACTTATGAAAAAATAAAAAGCTATATTCCAGAAGATACTATAATTAATCTATCTGGAATTGTAACAGGTTTGATTACAGTAGACACAAATACTGGCTACGATTCATATACTCATTCATTCACATTGAAAATTACTAATATTGAAAGTAAAAAAGTAGGGTATTACCCTTCACTCTATGTAACACTTCGCTCCGCAAGCGAAGATAAAATTACCATTGGTGATTGTATTTCTGTAGTGACTAAAATATCATTTCCTCGTGAAGTAAAAAATGTCGGTTACATTGATTTAGAAAGAATTGCTTTTGCTCAACAAAAAATTGGAAAAGGAATTGTTCTGATACTTAAAGAAAAGAAACCATGCGTTTCTATCAAATCAAAAATAACATCAATTAGGCAGTCATATTACGACTCAATTAAATCACTCAATAAACCAGTTGATAGTTTGCTACTCGCACTTACTACTGGTGACACAAGGTTGCTTACCGATGAGCAATGGGATTTGTTTAATCAAACCGGAACTATTCATCTAATTTCAATTTCTGGTTCTCACATAAGCGCTCTCGGAATTATGTCATATTCATTAATTTCTCTTTTACTATCTATGTTTTTTATTTTTAGACAAAGTAATATTGTCACATTTATTGCCATTGGCTTTTCTGCGATAATTGTAATTTTATATTCTCTCATATCCGGATTGTCGATACCAACAGCCAGAGCGCTTTTATTTTTTGGTTTTATCACCGCTTCATTAATGCTATCAAGAAATACTACATTATCATTTTTATTGCTACTATGCTCTATCTGTTTGCTTATCTATTCCCCGACGAGCTTTTTATTAGTCGGTACTTGGTTTAGTATTGTTGCGTTTATGATTATTGTGTTGATTGGTAAACATTTTAAATCATACTCACTTATTTTTAAATTATTAGGAATGCAAGTTATATTGTTAGTGTTGTTATTTCCTATCGCACTTTTATTTTTTAATCAATATGCGACTTTAAGTTCATTTAGTAATTTATTTGCGATACCATTTGTCGAATTTATCCTAATGCCTTTAGCATTTGTTAATTTTATTTACTATTTAATTACTGACACTAACGCATTAATAATTATTGAATTATTTACTTATACATCTGAATTATTTCAATATCTACTTAAACAAATACCCATCAACAATTTTACTCTATTAGCAATACCCAATGTCTCAATACCTCATGTTTTGATAATGTTAGTTCTAATTGGAAATATTCTAGTTTCTCCAATAACTATTTGGATGTCTATTAGAATATGCGTTGCTTTAATTTTATGGTATGCGTATTCTAACTCTAGAATACTACCTGGATATTTCACTATTACGATATTTGATGTTGGGCAAGGTCAATCAATATTAATTGAAACCGCTAATCACCAAATACTGTACGATGTTGGAGATTCATATTTTAAAAAAAGTTATGCAGAGTTGGTAGTTCATCCCTATAGTCGTTCTAGACGAATCAAACAATATTCTATGGTTATAGCCTCACATGGAGATTCTGATCATGCCTTTGGTTTGGGGTATTTAACCAAACATGCGTTAATTAGTAAAATCGTGGTAGCAGATCCATACACAAAACATACATATTTACATAATATCACTGATGAGAATTTATCCACTACTTGTAGTGAAATTAATAGCTGGCAATGGGATAAAGTTACTTTTACAATTTTTCAACCTCTTCCATTAATAGAAGATCGTGCCACTAATAATCATTCATGTGTCCTATTGGTTAAGGGCACCAACTTATCTTTTTTAGCTTTAGGTGATTTAGAAATTAAAGGTGAGATTGCGCTAATGAAATATTATCCCGATTTGAAATCTACAATTGTTTTACTAGGTCATCATGGAAGCAAAAGCTCAAGCCACGCTAGCTTATTAAAAAACCTTAAACCTTCATTAGCTCTAATATCATCTGGTATTAAAAATAGATATAGATTTCCTCACAATGATACCATGAGAACTTTAGCACATTTAAAAATTCCTTTTATGAATAGCGCTTGGTGTGGAATGATTAGAATTTCAGTTCATGACTTAAATTTCTCTGGAAATTGCTTGAGATTTGAAATGTTTACAAGATGGCAATCTGACCATTTTCAATATGGAGGTATGATTAGTAAATATCCAATGCGTTATTAG
- a CDS encoding ABC transporter ATP-binding protein — translation MISPVLEIIEVLKSYSEGNPILNKVSCSIYPGQSIALYGASGSGKSTFLHIIAGLLKSDSGMIKHCSIDISNYSEQQWSLFRLKHIGFVFQRHHLVRELTVEQNIALPLYLTQVSSTTITNLVRELLNQVSLQNKNTLYPYQLSGGERQRVAIARALITNPSVVIADEPTGNLDPHTKEHIINLLLNLCNQSNKALLIATHDQQISSKVTRRLNLTFGNLQEE, via the coding sequence ATGATTAGTCCGGTTTTAGAAATAATCGAAGTTTTAAAATCTTATTCAGAAGGTAATCCAATTCTAAATAAAGTTTCATGTTCAATTTACCCAGGTCAATCAATAGCATTATATGGAGCATCAGGTTCTGGAAAATCTACTTTTCTTCATATTATTGCAGGATTATTAAAATCTGATAGCGGGATGATTAAACATTGTTCTATTGATATCTCAAATTATAGCGAGCAACAGTGGTCTTTATTTAGATTAAAACATATTGGCTTTGTTTTTCAAAGACACCACTTAGTGCGGGAGCTTACCGTAGAGCAAAATATTGCATTGCCACTTTATCTAACCCAGGTATCCAGTACTACGATTACTAATCTTGTCCGAGAACTTTTAAATCAAGTTTCACTACAAAATAAAAACACACTTTACCCATATCAACTATCAGGCGGTGAGAGACAAAGAGTTGCGATTGCTCGAGCGCTTATTACCAATCCAAGTGTGGTTATTGCAGATGAGCCAACTGGAAATTTAGATCCGCATACTAAAGAGCATATCATTAATCTACTTTTAAATCTCTGTAATCAAAGCAATAAAGCCTTGTTAATTGCTACTCATGACCAACAAATATCTTCTAAAGTAACTAGAAGATTAAATCTTACCTTTGGTAACTTACAAGAAGAATAG
- a CDS encoding ABC transporter permease, which translates to MSRYSTPFIIAVSYIRGKSESRIISLLSLLSVIGITLGISAMLVAVSIMNGFSKELKKSLLQFTPHIEIQALKNDPLFIPWDSVIKLISNLPEVSLTTPYVRGEAMIKYDQYLQGVLVYGIEEDAFKYGFQLQDKSSKQVLDALHPSAMPWQIISGEYLRKLIGLNLNQQVLLLSTNTHQTAIGFVPTFKKVTLASTYNSGIHSIDSSMVFMRLKDALILFSHNNQIDGLMVWLKDPERAPEVAKLIQQSITEPLIIMDWTVKNSNIFQAIALERKVMFLILFIIVLLATFNLSIALSQLVREKRSTIAILRTIGATPNTILKIFLYYGCLLVGMGILFGNVIGLSIAYNVPAIVFGFEQLFNIKILNTDTFIITQVPSQVLLKDVLIISLSTILLSLFFIIHPSYRASMIKPSDILRHD; encoded by the coding sequence ATGTCTAGATATTCCACACCTTTTATTATTGCCGTTTCATATATTCGAGGTAAATCTGAAAGTAGAATTATTTCCCTATTATCTTTATTATCAGTTATTGGCATTACTTTGGGAATTAGTGCTATGTTGGTGGCGGTATCAATTATGAATGGTTTTTCAAAGGAGTTAAAAAAATCTTTACTACAATTTACTCCCCATATTGAAATTCAAGCCCTAAAAAATGATCCCCTTTTTATACCATGGGATTCTGTGATTAAATTAATTTCTAACTTGCCAGAGGTTTCATTAACCACTCCATATGTTCGTGGAGAAGCGATGATAAAGTACGATCAATATTTACAAGGAGTACTTGTTTATGGAATAGAGGAAGACGCATTCAAATATGGCTTTCAACTTCAGGATAAATCAAGTAAGCAAGTGCTTGATGCGCTTCATCCAAGCGCAATGCCATGGCAAATTATTAGCGGCGAATATTTGCGCAAATTAATCGGACTTAATCTCAACCAACAAGTTTTATTACTTTCCACAAATACCCATCAAACAGCTATAGGATTTGTTCCTACTTTTAAAAAAGTAACACTTGCGTCAACTTACAATTCCGGCATTCATTCAATTGATAGCTCAATGGTTTTTATGAGATTAAAAGATGCCTTGATATTATTTTCCCATAACAACCAGATAGATGGTTTAATGGTTTGGCTTAAAGATCCAGAGCGCGCTCCTGAAGTTGCAAAATTAATTCAGCAAAGTATAACTGAGCCATTAATAATTATGGACTGGACGGTAAAAAATAGTAATATATTCCAGGCCATAGCATTAGAACGGAAAGTTATGTTTTTAATTTTATTCATCATTGTGTTGCTCGCTACATTCAATTTATCTATCGCGTTATCTCAGCTGGTAAGAGAAAAGCGTTCTACGATTGCGATTTTAAGAACAATCGGCGCTACGCCAAATACCATTTTAAAAATATTTCTCTATTATGGATGCCTTTTAGTTGGAATGGGTATATTGTTTGGAAATGTTATAGGACTATCTATCGCTTATAATGTTCCAGCAATTGTTTTTGGTTTTGAGCAACTATTTAATATTAAAATATTAAATACAGACACTTTTATTATTACACAAGTCCCTAGTCAAGTTTTGTTAAAAGATGTTTTAATAATTTCCTTATCTACAATTTTACTTTCATTATTCTTCATAATTCACCCTTCGTATCGAGCGAGTATGATAAAACCATCTGACATATTACGCCATGATTAG
- a CDS encoding rhodanese-like domain-containing protein — protein MNNSLPIFYSLERVLLYVCTISTITIMITSFAEEVVGITPTLTNVETTINGTAYRIYRNQDNTNLLDGIYRKTSRPCPPYCIQPIKANTKVETIGELELIENYNKNLIGNKTLLLDVREPEWYLLGSLPGSAQIPLSIISIAFEQNNLQLMDKYATNQATIDVIKSFKLLTNTFNPFLEYPTIIIFSNGNWDSDSYSTIQLLINKKYPAEKIHWYRGGVQDWLGLGFKLTQAR, from the coding sequence ATGAATAATTCTTTACCAATATTCTACTCTCTAGAAAGAGTTTTGCTTTACGTATGTACGATTAGCACAATAACGATTATGATCACTAGTTTCGCTGAAGAGGTGGTAGGAATAACCCCTACCTTAACCAATGTGGAAACCACTATAAACGGAACCGCATATAGAATCTATAGAAATCAAGATAATACTAACTTACTTGATGGGATTTATAGAAAAACCTCTAGGCCATGTCCGCCCTACTGCATTCAACCAATAAAAGCAAATACTAAAGTTGAAACAATTGGGGAGCTAGAGTTGATAGAAAATTATAATAAAAACTTGATAGGTAACAAAACATTGCTTCTTGACGTAAGAGAACCAGAATGGTATTTACTTGGAAGCTTGCCTGGATCAGCACAAATTCCGTTATCAATAATTTCAATTGCCTTTGAGCAAAACAATCTTCAGCTTATGGATAAATACGCCACAAACCAAGCTACGATAGATGTGATAAAATCGTTCAAACTACTAACCAATACCTTTAATCCATTTTTAGAATACCCTACTATTATAATTTTTAGTAATGGAAATTGGGATTCGGATAGCTATTCAACAATTCAATTATTAATTAATAAAAAATATCCAGCAGAAAAAATTCATTGGTACAGAGGCGGTGTGCAAGATTGGTTAGGTTTAGGATTTAAGCTTACTCAAGCACGATAA
- a CDS encoding helicase-related protein gives MERFPPKQYMTVQYKKIQKGQTLDCEGLCEFLHSIGYSRTKTSVKFQGEYSLLGMIIELYPFGYSIGFRIILQDIVVEHIYQLDANNNIIKEHDGHIILANNSWHQINSTTINIFKNNYRNNFEGNLVKDDFYMSVISNKYHDSLDHYFPLFFENTTTIFDYLNENALWCVHPDWQSKLDQRFSFINNCYSQSSHLYPKKPLKPEVRYVTPTNCIQQIGNPSYENESEINLPLTIEVNQLKDILISYSLLKTKPNVTCNTTDIKLHKTISDTLNKLGWEESIRFTSLRNIESFYDEEINYIYINLSNPFDSINNNDEISADAILHSLPQLKINDFIIHKRHGIGIYRGLVTMAFDDVDTQEFIAIEFSNQTSLYLPTHEYSQISFYAPGNQVNPPVLGVLHGSSFKQTYNKITKETIDYVAIILEQQSRRKLNSKPQKYKLDPHAYNNFLSLFNYQETEDQSNAIHITYKDMMSQSTMDRIICGDVGYGKTEIALRATFLAVSSGYSAIWIAPTSLLAEQHAETIKKRFINTTVEIFHLSRFAQNKLTISILDKIKNTSPSIIVGTHRVLNSAITPNKPSLLVIDEEHKFGVEHKTKLLEIHPQLDLLTMSATPIPRTLNLGITGLKDLSLISTPPPSRKPVITYCMLYDKGFIKEAIERELQRGGQIFIVHNKISTIDTMYDRIVELFPENKIAIAHGRMKSEVLETVMQQFANKEFDILITTTIIESGIDFPNANTLIVTMANNLSPVQLHQLRGRVGRSYQQAIAIFISDTKEGLKELEDIKNTHFNGAGFHLSLQDLEKRGAGEILGKKQSGNLLTLGTELYLEILSKAMHDLKENRTPVDLNTTIQFHEPAFIPESYCINPAYRLQIYRQISRCTKEDEINIIYKNIVKEYGDPPKQFENLILIAKIKLLANANNIETIQWSKKSINITFNNSASIHSKLIDLASKNIAQFTVTFHQNGSVSFNHQPLITAINHYNFFVEIIKLL, from the coding sequence TTGGAACGGTTTCCACCAAAACAATACATGACTGTTCAATATAAAAAAATACAAAAAGGACAAACCTTAGATTGTGAAGGGTTATGTGAATTTTTACATTCCATCGGATACTCCAGAACCAAAACATCAGTTAAGTTTCAAGGAGAATACTCATTATTGGGAATGATAATTGAACTATATCCATTTGGTTACAGTATTGGATTTAGAATTATTTTACAAGACATTGTTGTGGAACACATATATCAATTAGATGCCAATAACAACATAATAAAAGAACATGATGGTCACATTATTCTAGCAAATAATAGTTGGCATCAAATTAATAGCACAACTATTAATATTTTTAAAAATAATTATCGTAATAATTTTGAAGGGAACTTAGTAAAAGATGATTTTTATATGTCAGTTATATCAAATAAGTATCATGACTCCTTAGATCACTATTTTCCACTATTTTTTGAAAACACTACAACTATTTTTGACTACTTAAATGAAAATGCACTTTGGTGTGTACACCCTGATTGGCAAAGTAAATTAGATCAACGATTTAGTTTTATCAATAATTGTTATTCTCAATCATCACATTTATATCCAAAAAAACCACTAAAACCTGAAGTGAGGTACGTCACTCCAACTAATTGCATACAACAAATAGGTAACCCTAGTTATGAGAACGAATCAGAAATAAATTTACCGTTAACGATAGAAGTAAATCAACTAAAAGATATTTTAATATCTTATTCCTTACTTAAAACCAAACCCAATGTTACCTGTAACACAACAGATATTAAACTACATAAAACTATTAGTGATACTCTAAATAAACTAGGTTGGGAAGAAAGTATTCGATTTACATCCCTACGAAACATTGAGTCTTTTTACGATGAAGAAATAAATTATATCTATATTAATTTAAGCAATCCCTTTGATTCAATAAATAATAATGATGAGATATCCGCTGATGCAATACTTCACAGCTTGCCACAACTTAAAATAAATGATTTCATAATACATAAAAGGCATGGGATTGGAATTTATAGAGGGCTAGTAACAATGGCCTTTGATGATGTTGATACACAAGAGTTTATTGCAATAGAGTTTTCAAACCAAACATCGTTATACCTTCCAACTCATGAGTATTCACAAATCAGTTTTTACGCACCAGGTAACCAAGTAAACCCACCAGTGCTTGGAGTGTTACATGGATCTTCGTTCAAACAAACTTATAATAAAATCACTAAAGAAACTATTGATTATGTAGCAATTATCCTAGAACAACAATCTAGACGAAAATTAAATAGCAAACCTCAAAAGTATAAACTTGATCCACATGCATATAACAATTTTTTAAGTTTATTTAATTATCAAGAGACTGAAGATCAAAGCAATGCAATACATATCACTTATAAAGATATGATGTCTCAATCTACAATGGATAGAATAATTTGTGGAGATGTGGGGTATGGGAAAACAGAAATAGCACTCCGTGCAACATTTTTAGCAGTATCAAGTGGGTATAGCGCAATATGGATAGCTCCTACATCATTATTGGCAGAACAACATGCTGAAACAATTAAAAAAAGATTTATAAATACTACAGTTGAAATTTTTCACTTGAGTCGTTTTGCGCAAAATAAGTTAACTATAAGTATTTTAGATAAGATTAAAAACACTTCACCATCAATAATTGTTGGAACACACCGTGTATTAAATAGTGCCATCACTCCAAATAAACCTTCCCTGCTTGTTATTGATGAAGAGCATAAATTTGGTGTTGAGCATAAAACAAAATTATTAGAAATACACCCTCAATTAGATTTACTAACAATGAGCGCTACTCCAATACCTAGAACATTAAATTTAGGAATAACAGGTTTAAAAGACTTGTCATTAATATCAACACCTCCCCCATCACGAAAACCTGTAATTACTTATTGTATGTTATATGATAAAGGATTTATAAAAGAAGCTATAGAACGAGAACTACAGAGAGGTGGGCAAATATTTATAGTGCACAATAAGATTAGTACCATAGACACAATGTATGATCGTATAGTTGAATTATTTCCAGAAAATAAAATTGCTATTGCGCATGGTCGAATGAAATCAGAAGTGCTTGAAACAGTGATGCAACAATTTGCCAATAAAGAGTTTGATATATTAATAACCACAACTATAATTGAGAGCGGAATTGACTTTCCAAACGCAAACACATTAATTGTCACTATGGCAAATAATTTAAGTCCAGTTCAATTACACCAATTAAGAGGTAGAGTGGGACGATCCTACCAACAAGCAATAGCAATATTCATAAGTGATACCAAAGAAGGTTTAAAAGAATTAGAGGATATAAAAAACACTCACTTTAATGGTGCAGGATTTCATCTTTCGCTACAAGATTTAGAAAAAAGAGGTGCTGGTGAAATATTAGGTAAAAAACAATCGGGCAATTTACTTACCCTAGGCACAGAGCTATATCTAGAAATACTTTCAAAAGCAATGCATGATTTAAAAGAAAATCGCACTCCGGTTGATTTAAACACTACAATACAGTTTCATGAACCAGCTTTTATACCTGAAAGTTATTGCATAAATCCAGCCTATAGATTACAAATATACAGGCAAATATCTAGATGCACTAAAGAAGATGAAATAAATATAATTTATAAAAATATAGTAAAAGAGTACGGAGACCCACCCAAACAATTTGAAAACTTAATTTTAATTGCAAAAATTAAACTATTAGCAAACGCAAATAATATTGAAACTATTCAATGGTCAAAAAAATCAATTAACATAACCTTTAATAACTCAGCATCAATACATAGTAAATTAATAGACTTAGCTTCAAAAAATATAGCCCAATTTACTGTTACATTTCATCAGAATGGTTCGGTTTCGTTCAACCATCAACCATTAATTACAGCAATAAATCACTATAACTTTTTTGTTGAAATTATAAAATTACTTTAA
- a CDS encoding TonB-dependent receptor has product MIRIISGLIFVLTFSTAIAEPIVEEIIVTGLRNTSTLEQTSASVTVFSKSQIRDASINRNTDFLSLTSGVNLVQGATITDSQLSIRGLYNARLTDSNVAIIKNGILIPNPGALNRELIDIESIEVIKGAQSALYGRNAIAGAIIINTVKPTADAFGGTSRYSFANNNARLLQQTINVPLTKNFAVKFTYGLTKTDGFYSSQYFKQKNVDDFNEKDLSLRFFGKVASNITLDLNYEANEANSGAVNFNSIPAGFSVGNCSVNNPTCVITTNVNSVNYRYLNNIKNINNSKNNNFSAKLDFDYGNDNSLTILLSNNKQDTSLIGDGTNGQATFTAANYAFNSVKSLIINGTNGTNGFAANLFSNQNLKNLLAPGVLFADISAAAAFLNQSIIDQQALRSTPGLNINTLVLENLYSAFGSNGQANYAKCLQSSLVSSRSLNPEQPYNYYNNYPSYGSTSCDGYQYQKRTQNDLNFELRYSSNPKQDIAWVAGFSLHNITNDAVASIGQDLGLSIIARELNLKTSTSPTEVLYSDTYNNKVAAVFGSLNLNVTENFNISFDARFDHEDKTVQNNVPTTSEPHPDYISNPDITKSQSETITCLTNFATNPLINPPCGIKYLNILYNFNGGKKVADVNKSFQQLQPKLALSYRPEGSGFNFYTSYSAGFRSGGFNFTGLKNTIDYYYCPSVTTLVTQFRPCNTVYDSNLNPLISIDPSKFSLQVYNVKDEYKKETSNTFELGFKQTLDNNGGFIDFSIYNNNVKNLQTFSYFAGAFGLLYGITNIDEASISGLEFSSSFVATESFTLGFGFSKIDSKIEKNKNRPYTVGNTVPFSPDSNANLFLQYKGQVSNKLVLLFRIDYSYTGTTWFSEVQGESVNNIYTKYTGLCYSSADLANLGLGMQVNPSNCNQVSGLPNAKSDLRKTKRDPFGIINLRLDLISDDSLRFGIWGKNIENIRYPVEVIAAPEAGQAFVLQSGGVSYGFEISAKY; this is encoded by the coding sequence ATGATTAGAATAATATCTGGATTAATTTTTGTACTAACTTTTTCTACTGCAATTGCAGAGCCAATTGTTGAAGAAATTATTGTAACAGGTCTGAGAAATACTAGCACTTTAGAGCAGACTTCTGCTAGTGTAACTGTTTTTTCTAAGTCACAGATTCGTGACGCTTCAATTAATAGAAATACAGATTTTCTATCCCTAACTTCAGGTGTAAATCTAGTTCAAGGCGCAACAATTACCGATAGTCAGCTAAGTATAAGAGGGTTATATAATGCACGTCTGACAGACTCTAATGTGGCAATAATTAAAAACGGCATTTTAATCCCTAATCCAGGTGCTTTAAATCGTGAGTTAATTGACATTGAATCAATTGAAGTGATAAAAGGAGCTCAAAGCGCTTTATATGGTAGAAACGCTATTGCTGGTGCAATAATAATAAATACAGTTAAACCAACAGCTGATGCCTTTGGTGGTACATCAAGATACTCTTTTGCAAATAACAATGCTAGATTACTTCAGCAAACTATTAATGTTCCATTAACTAAAAATTTTGCAGTTAAATTTACTTATGGACTAACAAAAACTGATGGATTTTATTCTAGCCAGTATTTTAAACAAAAAAATGTAGATGATTTTAACGAAAAAGATTTGTCATTAAGATTTTTTGGAAAAGTTGCTTCTAACATAACTTTAGATTTAAATTACGAAGCAAATGAAGCCAACTCAGGTGCTGTAAACTTTAACTCAATACCTGCTGGTTTTTCTGTTGGAAATTGTAGTGTAAATAACCCAACCTGTGTAATTACTACCAATGTTAATTCAGTAAATTATCGTTATCTTAATAATATAAAAAATATAAATAACTCAAAAAATAATAATTTTTCGGCAAAATTAGATTTTGATTATGGAAATGATAATTCACTCACAATTCTACTCTCAAATAACAAACAAGACACATCTCTTATAGGTGATGGCACAAACGGACAAGCAACTTTTACAGCCGCAAATTATGCGTTTAATAGTGTGAAATCTTTAATAATAAATGGCACAAATGGTACAAATGGTTTTGCGGCAAACTTATTTTCTAATCAGAACCTTAAAAATTTGCTAGCTCCAGGAGTACTGTTTGCAGACATTAGTGCGGCGGCTGCATTTCTTAATCAGAGTATTATTGATCAACAAGCGCTTCGTTCCACACCTGGTTTAAATATTAACACTTTAGTTCTTGAAAATTTGTATTCTGCTTTCGGTTCAAATGGTCAAGCAAATTATGCTAAATGTCTCCAGTCATCTCTAGTAAGCTCACGGTCATTAAATCCTGAACAACCTTACAATTATTATAATAATTATCCCTCTTATGGATCTACTTCATGTGATGGCTATCAATATCAAAAAAGAACACAAAATGATTTAAATTTTGAATTACGATATTCATCTAATCCAAAACAGGACATTGCTTGGGTAGCTGGTTTTTCTTTACATAACATCACTAATGATGCTGTTGCTTCTATAGGCCAAGATTTGGGATTATCAATAATTGCCAGAGAACTAAATTTAAAAACTTCTACCAGTCCAACAGAAGTTTTGTATTCTGACACTTATAACAACAAAGTTGCTGCTGTTTTTGGTTCATTAAATTTGAATGTTACTGAAAATTTTAATATTTCATTTGATGCTAGATTTGATCACGAAGATAAAACTGTTCAAAATAATGTTCCAACGACTAGCGAACCTCATCCAGATTATATTAGCAATCCAGATATTACTAAATCACAATCTGAAACCATTACTTGTCTTACGAACTTTGCTACTAACCCTTTAATTAATCCTCCTTGCGGTATTAAATATTTAAATATTTTATATAATTTTAACGGCGGTAAGAAAGTCGCTGATGTAAATAAATCTTTCCAACAACTTCAACCTAAATTAGCTTTAAGCTATAGACCTGAAGGTTCTGGTTTTAATTTTTACACAAGCTACAGTGCTGGTTTTAGAAGTGGTGGATTTAACTTTACTGGTTTAAAGAATACAATTGATTATTATTATTGTCCTAGTGTAACAACGCTGGTTACACAATTCCGACCATGCAATACAGTCTATGATTCTAATTTGAACCCACTAATCTCAATTGATCCATCTAAATTTTCTTTACAAGTTTATAATGTCAAAGACGAATATAAAAAAGAGACTTCAAATACATTTGAATTGGGATTCAAACAAACTCTTGATAATAATGGTGGCTTCATAGATTTTTCTATCTATAATAATAATGTAAAAAATTTACAAACTTTTAGTTATTTTGCAGGAGCATTTGGTTTATTGTATGGAATTACAAATATTGATGAAGCATCAATTTCTGGTCTTGAGTTTTCTTCATCATTTGTCGCAACAGAAAGCTTTACACTTGGATTTGGTTTTTCAAAAATTGATTCAAAAATTGAAAAAAATAAAAATCGACCTTATACAGTAGGTAATACTGTTCCATTTTCACCAGATTCAAATGCTAATTTATTTTTACAATATAAGGGACAAGTCTCCAACAAATTAGTTCTATTATTTAGAATTGATTACTCTTATACTGGTACCACTTGGTTTAGCGAAGTACAAGGTGAATCAGTTAATAATATTTACACAAAATATACTGGTTTGTGTTATTCCTCAGCTGATTTGGCAAATTTAGGTCTAGGTATGCAAGTTAATCCATCTAATTGTAATCAAGTGAGCGGTCTTCCAAACGCTAAATCTGATTTACGAAAAACTAAAAGAGATCCATTTGGCATTATTAATCTACGATTAGATTTAATTTCAGATGACTCACTAAGGTTTGGTATTTGGGGTAAAAATATAGAAAATATTAGATATCCTGTTGAAGTCATTGCCGCTCCTGAAGCTGGACAAGCATTTGTGTTGCAGTCTGGTGGTGTTAGTTATGGTTTTGAAATATCAGCTAAATACTGA